The following coding sequences lie in one Halococcus hamelinensis 100A6 genomic window:
- a CDS encoding alpha/beta hydrolase fold domain-containing protein encodes MRRRLAYLEPMGSRAENAAGSFLTAEDLLQFLDHSIDDEPDAHTPLAFPLQARDLSGLSPAFVLTCGFDPLRDEGFAYVDRLREAGVDVEHANFESMVHGFLDMDIVDHAYDGTEAAAACLRTELDA; translated from the coding sequence ATGCGCCGTCGGCTCGCGTATCTGGAACCGATGGGCTCGCGGGCCGAGAACGCCGCCGGCTCCTTTCTCACCGCCGAGGACCTCCTCCAGTTCCTCGACCACTCCATCGACGACGAACCCGACGCCCACACCCCGCTCGCGTTCCCGCTCCAGGCGCGCGACCTCTCCGGCCTTTCACCGGCGTTCGTGCTGACCTGCGGGTTCGACCCGCTCCGCGACGAGGGGTTCGCCTACGTCGACCGCCTCCGCGAGGCCGGGGTCGATGTCGAGCACGCCAACTTCGAGTCGATGGTCCACGGATTTCTCGACATGGATATCGTCGACCACGCGTACGACGGGACCGAGGCGGCCGCGGCGTGCCTCCGAACCGAACTCGACGCGTAG
- a CDS encoding NAD(P)H-binding protein, which produces MRVLVTGATGFIGGRLLPALRAAGHDCVVLTRDAARYDGPDGVDVVEGDLLEPGSFDSAVEDCTAAYYLVHSMESPDFEARDRRAARNFARAASAAALSRVVYLGGLGEESEGLSPHLQSRRALEGVLRDGDYDLTVLRAAVVLGAGGASFELLRQFVERLPQFAALPLPAAVRTNCQPIALDDAVASLVGVLDASETRGETYDIGGPEVLTYEQLLRRVARAAGRTLMTMPVPWLPRSTATYCLDRMTGIPTVMIASLIEGLDNTVVVRNECPRDLVPVDRTPVTVAIRRALAE; this is translated from the coding sequence ATGCGAGTCCTGGTGACCGGCGCGACGGGGTTCATCGGCGGCCGGCTGCTTCCGGCCCTCCGCGCCGCCGGCCACGACTGCGTCGTGCTCACTCGGGACGCAGCGCGCTACGACGGACCCGATGGGGTGGACGTCGTCGAGGGCGACCTCCTCGAACCCGGGAGCTTCGACAGTGCCGTCGAGGACTGTACGGCGGCCTACTACCTCGTCCACTCGATGGAGTCGCCGGACTTCGAGGCGCGCGACCGGCGCGCGGCCCGGAACTTCGCGCGGGCGGCGAGCGCGGCGGCGCTCTCGCGCGTGGTCTATCTCGGCGGTCTCGGCGAGGAGAGCGAGGGACTCTCGCCACACCTCCAGTCGCGGCGCGCGCTCGAAGGCGTGCTGCGGGACGGCGACTACGACCTCACGGTACTCCGGGCGGCGGTCGTCCTCGGCGCTGGCGGCGCGAGCTTCGAACTCCTCCGCCAGTTCGTCGAGCGCCTCCCGCAGTTCGCCGCCCTGCCGCTCCCGGCGGCGGTGAGGACGAACTGCCAGCCGATCGCGCTCGACGACGCCGTGGCGTCGCTCGTGGGCGTGCTCGACGCCTCGGAGACCCGCGGGGAGACCTACGACATCGGGGGGCCGGAGGTGTTGACCTACGAGCAACTCCTCCGACGCGTCGCCCGCGCGGCCGGTCGAACGCTGATGACGATGCCCGTTCCGTGGCTCCCGCGGTCGACCGCGACCTACTGCCTCGACCGGATGACGGGGATTCCGACGGTCATGATCGCCTCGCTGATCGAGGGGCTCGACAACACCGTCGTGGTTCGGAACGAGTGTCCTCGCGACCTGGTTCCGGTCGATCGGACCCCGGTGACCGTGGCGATCCGCCGGGCGCTCGCCGAGTGA